A genomic segment from Candidatus Endomicrobium procryptotermitis encodes:
- the lnt gene encoding apolipoprotein N-acyltransferase, with product MRQIYKYIALCIFTGIALAASFPKTNFIFLTWVAFVPLICVIFRSSAVSSFFYAFLAGVVFNAQANYWLVDTIYLFSEDYAISIIFYTAFCAYFAAYWGLWGLFCAIIKKYCSKPWLFIILSACLWIIIEYIRTYILGQWPWLIISYSQYLFTYIVQISEFTGIYGISFVIILINGLLYFGIADKKKSYIASAVFIFCAVLIFGIIRYHLFQDFGEKEHTAAVVQSNIEQYKKLDNSYKLETSKILDDFAIELSKIGADLNVWSESEIINLIPADDVSYVFADKITKTAGGFNIIGAPYLDGLGNLFNAVFYFDGAGGYRDMHFKNHLIPFGEYMPIPRWVADFFDIADKNDDSIEGSDTNVFSDGELSVGALICSENLFPDIVSRFVLSGAKVLTNHTNDAWFLDSSAPYKHFSANVFRAVESRKAVIIAANTGVSAIIDASGKINVSSKVYERTLITGTFFQNNYKSFYVLYGDVFIKICIVFVALFMAVTFFKRYKSKNGAKANL from the coding sequence ATGAGACAAATTTATAAATATATTGCATTATGCATATTTACGGGTATTGCGCTCGCTGCATCTTTCCCTAAAACCAATTTTATTTTTTTGACTTGGGTTGCTTTTGTTCCTCTTATTTGCGTAATTTTTAGATCGTCTGCTGTTTCTTCATTTTTTTATGCTTTTTTAGCAGGTGTTGTTTTTAATGCGCAAGCTAACTATTGGCTGGTTGATACCATCTATTTATTTTCCGAAGATTATGCGATTTCAATAATATTTTATACTGCATTTTGTGCTTATTTTGCGGCGTATTGGGGTTTATGGGGACTGTTTTGTGCAATTATAAAAAAATATTGTTCAAAACCCTGGTTATTTATTATTTTGTCCGCATGCTTATGGATAATTATTGAGTATATACGCACTTATATATTGGGACAATGGCCGTGGCTTATTATAAGTTATAGCCAATATTTATTTACATATATTGTACAAATTTCAGAATTTACCGGCATTTATGGAATTTCTTTTGTAATAATACTTATAAATGGCTTGTTGTATTTCGGCATAGCGGATAAAAAAAAATCTTACATTGCCTCGGCAGTGTTTATTTTCTGCGCAGTTCTTATTTTCGGAATAATCAGATACCACTTATTTCAGGATTTTGGAGAAAAAGAACATACTGCAGCCGTGGTGCAATCCAATATAGAACAGTATAAAAAACTTGACAACTCTTATAAGTTGGAAACATCAAAAATTCTTGATGATTTTGCAATCGAATTGTCAAAAATCGGAGCAGATCTTAATGTATGGTCGGAAAGTGAAATAATAAATTTGATTCCTGCCGATGATGTCTCTTACGTATTTGCTGATAAAATCACAAAAACGGCGGGAGGATTCAATATTATAGGAGCTCCGTATTTAGACGGACTGGGAAATCTGTTTAATGCAGTTTTTTATTTTGACGGTGCAGGCGGTTATCGAGATATGCACTTTAAGAATCATCTCATACCTTTTGGTGAATATATGCCTATACCGAGATGGGTAGCGGATTTTTTTGATATAGCTGATAAAAATGATGATTCAATTGAAGGCAGTGATACAAATGTTTTTAGTGACGGCGAACTTTCAGTAGGTGCTTTAATTTGTTCAGAAAATCTGTTTCCCGATATCGTAAGCCGCTTTGTTTTATCGGGAGCAAAGGTTTTAACCAACCATACAAATGATGCATGGTTTCTTGATTCTTCGGCTCCGTATAAACATTTTTCTGCAAATGTTTTCCGAGCGGTTGAAAGCCGCAAAGCGGTAATAATTGCCGCAAATACCGGAGTGTCGGCAATAATAGATGCTTCTGGAAAAATAAACGTTTCTTCAAAAGTTTACGAACGCACATTGATAACAGGGACTTTTTTTCAAAATAATTATAAATCTTTTTATGTGCTT
- the lnt gene encoding apolipoprotein N-acyltransferase translates to MKLKQKNLFILLSISTGFLSAFSFPKINLFFLMWAALIPLFHIIFNSSVRQSFFYTFLSSLVANMLCVFFVLDSVRLLSGNYFIAFFFYGALCLYFSLYWGIWGALSSFIKRYCYKPWLFVLVSACLWVVLEYIKTYALTGWPWTLLGYSQYLFTYIIQIAEFTGVYGVSFVIMLINGFLYFAVFKRKKTYLLAAAALFVFVVIFGIFRYNSFRNFGDKEYTVAAVQSNIEQYKKLDNSYKTETTLKLEEAAEKLSEIGADLNVWSESEIINLIPADIESYIFADKIAKTAGGFNIIGAPYLDGTGRLFGAVFYFDGNGGYVSMHTKNHLIPFGEYLPLGLSKYITIGADNIDLNKVKGYDTVVFTDGDIYAGSLICTENFFPELSRRFVLAGAKVLTSNSNDAWFLDSSGPYKHFMANVIRAVESRKAIIVAANTGVSAIIDASGKIAVSTGVYERAIITGTFYQNDYLTFYMLYGDVFSVICIFFIFFFVIIVFLRRHILKNSNETNL, encoded by the coding sequence ATGAAATTAAAACAAAAGAATCTTTTCATATTGCTTAGCATATCTACAGGGTTTTTGTCAGCTTTTTCTTTTCCAAAAATAAACCTGTTTTTTTTAATGTGGGCAGCCTTAATTCCTCTTTTTCATATTATTTTTAACTCTTCTGTCAGGCAGTCTTTCTTTTACACTTTTCTGTCCAGCTTGGTTGCAAATATGCTATGCGTTTTCTTTGTTCTCGACAGTGTGCGGCTGTTGTCCGGCAATTATTTTATCGCGTTCTTTTTTTACGGCGCGCTTTGTTTATATTTTTCATTATACTGGGGTATCTGGGGAGCGCTTTCTTCATTTATAAAACGATACTGTTATAAACCGTGGCTTTTTGTACTTGTGTCGGCTTGTCTGTGGGTTGTTCTTGAATATATAAAAACATACGCTTTGACAGGCTGGCCCTGGACATTATTAGGCTACAGCCAATATTTGTTTACATATATAATACAGATAGCGGAATTTACGGGCGTTTACGGCGTTTCTTTTGTCATAATGCTTATAAATGGATTTTTATATTTTGCGGTTTTCAAAAGAAAAAAAACTTATCTGCTTGCCGCGGCAGCTTTATTTGTTTTTGTAGTGATTTTCGGAATATTCAGATACAATTCGTTCAGAAATTTCGGTGATAAAGAATATACCGTGGCAGCTGTACAGTCTAATATCGAACAATATAAAAAACTCGATAATTCGTATAAAACCGAGACAACTTTGAAACTTGAAGAAGCTGCGGAAAAATTGTCAGAAATAGGTGCAGATCTTAACGTATGGTCAGAAAGCGAGATAATAAATCTTATTCCTGCTGACATAGAATCCTATATTTTTGCGGATAAAATTGCAAAAACGGCGGGAGGATTCAATATCATAGGCGCTCCGTATCTTGACGGCACCGGAAGACTGTTCGGAGCAGTATTCTATTTTGACGGCAACGGCGGATATGTTTCGATGCATACAAAAAATCATCTTATCCCTTTCGGCGAATATCTGCCGCTTGGTTTATCGAAATATATTACAATAGGCGCGGATAATATTGATTTAAATAAAGTCAAAGGCTATGACACTGTTGTTTTTACCGATGGAGATATTTACGCAGGTTCTCTGATATGCACGGAAAATTTCTTTCCTGAACTCAGCAGGCGGTTTGTTTTAGCCGGAGCGAAAGTTTTGACAAGCAACAGCAATGATGCATGGTTTTTAGATTCGTCTGGGCCGTACAAACACTTCATGGCAAATGTGATCAGAGCAGTAGAAAGCCGTAAAGCGATAATAGTTGCCGCAAATACTGGAGTTTCAGCCATAATAGACGCATCGGGAAAAATAGCTGTTTCGACGGGCGTTTACGAAAGAGCGATAATAACCGGAACTTTTTACCAAAACGACTATCTGACTTTTTATATGCTTTACGGAGATGTTTTTTCTGTCATTTGTATATTTTTTATTTTCTTTTTTGTCATAATTGTTTTTTTAAGAAGGCATATATTAAAAAATAGCAATGAGACAAATTTATAA
- the hemW gene encoding radical SAM family heme chaperone HemW has protein sequence MCSKVPSRKTALFYMLGLYIHIPFCKQKCFYCDFFSVEYEEKKASQYVQSLSMHCGQHKNRKIDTAYIGGGTPSVLSERQISTLLKAVNDNFETRSLKEFTFELNPESTSCDKLKILKEFGVNRLSMGLQSVDDEMLKKIGRVHNFATFEKAYESAVKSGFDNFNLDLIYGLPGQSVSDWENDLNTAVKFGCGHVSLYPLNIEEHTPFFNSGISVDEDLQREMYEVAVKILADNSFNHYEISNWAKLGKESLHNGNYWRNFEYIAVGAGAAGYENRFRYLNIIDVDKYMELIVKGLPVKQENDFIDDTDYEAEAIMLGLRLLDKGADINTFKNESNKKALQKLLRENKLINENGRVKLPKNMIFISNVIMSHFMK, from the coding sequence ATGTGTTCAAAAGTGCCGTCTAGAAAAACGGCGCTTTTTTATATGCTCGGATTATATATTCACATACCATTTTGCAAACAAAAATGTTTTTACTGTGATTTTTTCTCCGTTGAATACGAAGAAAAAAAAGCTTCACAGTATGTGCAATCGCTGTCTATGCACTGTGGGCAGCATAAAAACAGAAAAATTGACACCGCTTATATCGGAGGAGGCACTCCTTCAGTACTTTCCGAGAGACAAATCTCAACGCTTCTTAAAGCCGTAAATGATAATTTCGAAACGAGATCGTTAAAAGAGTTCACTTTTGAATTAAACCCAGAATCTACGTCATGCGATAAACTTAAAATTCTTAAAGAATTTGGGGTAAATAGGCTGAGCATGGGACTTCAGTCGGTTGATGACGAGATGTTGAAAAAAATAGGTAGAGTTCATAATTTTGCTACATTCGAAAAAGCCTATGAATCCGCCGTTAAATCTGGATTTGACAATTTTAATTTGGATTTGATTTACGGTTTACCTGGACAGTCTGTTTCTGATTGGGAGAACGATTTGAACACGGCCGTAAAATTTGGCTGCGGACACGTTTCGCTTTATCCTTTAAATATTGAAGAACATACTCCTTTTTTTAATTCTGGCATTTCTGTTGACGAAGATTTACAGAGAGAGATGTATGAAGTAGCCGTAAAAATTTTGGCTGACAATAGTTTTAATCATTATGAGATATCGAATTGGGCGAAACTCGGAAAAGAATCGCTGCATAATGGCAATTATTGGCGCAACTTTGAATATATAGCTGTCGGTGCGGGTGCCGCCGGCTATGAAAACCGATTCAGATATTTAAACATCATAGACGTTGATAAATATATGGAACTGATTGTGAAAGGATTGCCGGTAAAACAGGAAAATGACTTTATAGATGACACAGATTATGAAGCGGAGGCAATAATGCTTGGACTACGCCTGCTTGATAAAGGCGCCGACATAAATACCTTTAAAAATGAGTCAAACAAAAAAGCTCTTCAAAAGCTTCTCAGGGAAAATAAGCTTATAAATGAAAACGGCAGAGTCAAACTTCCAAAAAATATGATTTTTATCTCAAATGTAATCATGTCGCATTTCATGAAATAG
- a CDS encoding SPFH/Band 7/PHB domain protein produces the protein MGSGILMLILVIVFAVIILVASSVNIIRQHEKGLVETLGKYSKTEDPGVAIIIPFFQNLRKVDMREQVIDVPPQSVITKDNVTVVVDAIIYFQITDPFRVVYNIANFALAALKLAQTNLRNVIGDMELDSTLTSREKINTQLRVVMDEATDKWGVKVTRVEIQKIDPPRDITDAMSKQMKAEREKRANILEAEGLRQAAILKAEGTKQAVILEAEATKEKQVLEATGEAEAIRKVAEAEKYQIEVVYNAIHDGNPTNDLIAIKYLEALSKVADGKATKIFLPLETTGVTASIGGIAELFKDPAKLPKIVEK, from the coding sequence ATGGGAAGCGGGATACTGATGTTAATTTTAGTAATTGTTTTTGCGGTTATTATTTTAGTTGCAAGTTCGGTAAACATTATAAGGCAGCATGAAAAGGGTCTTGTGGAAACTTTGGGAAAATACAGTAAAACTGAAGATCCGGGAGTAGCGATTATCATTCCTTTCTTCCAGAATCTTAGAAAAGTCGACATGAGAGAACAGGTTATTGACGTCCCACCTCAAAGTGTTATAACTAAAGATAACGTTACAGTAGTTGTTGACGCTATTATTTATTTTCAGATAACCGACCCTTTCAGAGTCGTCTATAATATCGCGAATTTTGCTCTTGCGGCTTTAAAGCTTGCGCAGACAAATCTTAGAAATGTTATAGGTGATATGGAATTGGACAGTACTCTTACGTCAAGAGAAAAGATAAACACGCAATTGAGAGTCGTTATGGATGAGGCTACTGATAAATGGGGCGTTAAAGTTACAAGAGTTGAAATACAGAAAATCGACCCGCCAAGAGATATTACCGATGCAATGTCAAAACAGATGAAAGCCGAAAGAGAAAAGAGGGCGAATATTCTGGAAGCCGAAGGTTTGAGGCAGGCTGCGATTCTTAAAGCTGAAGGAACAAAACAAGCTGTTATTCTTGAAGCGGAAGCGACGAAAGAAAAGCAGGTTCTTGAAGCTACAGGCGAAGCAGAAGCCATCAGGAAAGTTGCCGAAGCCGAAAAATATCAAATTGAGGTAGTGTACAATGCAATCCATGACGGAAACCCCACGAATGATCTTATCGCGATAAAATATCTTGAAGCTCTGTCTAAAGTTGCCGATGGAAAAGCAACTAAAATATTTTTGCCTTTGGAAACTACTGGAGTTACAGCTTCAATAGGCGGTATTGCGGAGCTTTTTAAAGATCCTGCAAAACTTCCAAAAATAGTGGAAAAATAA